The Rhodoferax sediminis genome has a segment encoding these proteins:
- a CDS encoding S1C family serine protease has protein sequence MTSQAFDAVPNPLAALSSSLAGIVESVGASTLGVPGRHRRGLAAVLGDASSIKPGHLAIAVGRSAQENPTASYGIVSRASGPWETWLGGQLDRLIRLDGGIHEGLSGAPVADASGAVFGMATAALSRSYGIGAQPVPLANARGPGEPGAGVGLLITALISGGPAIAAGLLVGDILVSIDDTPVASLPDLRVTLAGQIGKAVTVSVLGGGQGHCRGAARR, from the coding sequence ATGACGAGCCAAGCTTTTGACGCCGTGCCCAATCCACTGGCCGCGCTTTCCTCCTCCCTCGCCGGCATCGTCGAGTCCGTCGGCGCCAGCACCCTGGGCGTGCCGGGCCGCCACCGCCGCGGCCTGGCCGCCGTGCTGGGGGACGCTTCGAGCATCAAGCCGGGGCACCTTGCCATCGCGGTGGGGCGCTCGGCGCAGGAGAATCCGACGGCAAGCTACGGGATCGTGAGTCGCGCATCGGGCCCCTGGGAAACCTGGCTCGGCGGCCAGCTCGACCGTTTAATCCGTCTCGACGGCGGCATCCACGAGGGCCTGTCCGGCGCGCCGGTGGCGGACGCGAGCGGCGCCGTGTTCGGCATGGCCACGGCCGCGCTGTCGCGCAGCTACGGCATCGGCGCGCAGCCTGTGCCCCTGGCGAACGCGCGCGGGCCGGGAGAGCCGGGCGCCGGCGTGGGCCTGCTCATCACGGCCCTTATATCTGGCGGGCCCGCCATTGCGGCCGGCCTGCTGGTGGGCGATATCCTGGTCAGCATCGACGACACGCCCGTCGCCAGCCTGCCCGACCTGCGGGTCACCCTGGCGGGGCAGATCGGCAAGGCGGTCACGGTGTCCGTGCTGGGTGGAGGACAGGGGCACTGCCGTGGTGCTGCTCGCCGATGA
- a CDS encoding LuxR C-terminal-related transcriptional regulator: MAESLHVSVHTAKLHVAQIIGKLNVHSRAHAVAKALQAGLLQG, translated from the coding sequence ATTGCCGAGTCACTGCATGTTTCCGTGCACACGGCGAAACTCCACGTGGCACAAATCATCGGCAAACTGAACGTCCACTCGCGCGCCCACGCGGTGGCCAAGGCGCTGCAAGCGGGATTGCTGCAGGGCTGA
- a CDS encoding S1C family serine protease, producing the protein MSARPDPQILSSDPSAVPDEALLDAYSEAVAYTVERVQDAVVFIAVQAQRGPSSRAGTGSGFLFTPDGYLLTNSHVVHGATSLEVTRADGVTSSAELIGEDLDTDLAVLRIGSSRSLAHAQLGDSSRLRVGQVAIAIGNPLGFAHTVTAGVVSALGRSLRSSAGRMIDNVIQTNAALNPGNSGGPLLDTRARVVGVNTAIIPAAQSICFATAINSAKWVVGQLFAHGRVRRARLGLAGSTVPLSRRVARFLEVEQASAVRVSEVQAGSPAANGGLKAGDTVVGIDGTPVTSVDDLQRLLDESRIGKVCVLRVLRGVQALFLHPTPIESLPRA; encoded by the coding sequence ATGAGCGCCCGCCCCGACCCTCAAATCCTCTCGTCCGATCCCTCTGCCGTGCCCGACGAAGCGCTGCTCGATGCCTACAGCGAGGCTGTGGCATACACCGTGGAGCGGGTGCAGGACGCGGTGGTCTTCATTGCCGTGCAGGCCCAGCGCGGCCCAAGTTCCCGCGCTGGCACGGGTTCGGGCTTTCTCTTCACGCCGGACGGCTACCTGCTCACCAACAGCCATGTGGTGCATGGCGCCACCAGCCTCGAAGTAACCCGCGCCGATGGCGTTACCTCCAGCGCCGAACTGATCGGCGAAGACCTGGACACGGATCTGGCGGTGCTGCGCATCGGCTCCAGCCGTTCGCTGGCGCACGCACAACTGGGCGATTCGTCGCGGCTGCGTGTCGGCCAGGTGGCCATCGCGATCGGCAACCCGCTGGGTTTTGCGCACACGGTCACCGCCGGAGTGGTTTCCGCGCTCGGGCGCTCCCTGCGCTCGAGTGCGGGCCGCATGATCGACAACGTCATACAGACCAATGCGGCCCTGAATCCAGGCAACTCCGGCGGCCCCTTGCTGGACACGCGCGCCCGCGTCGTCGGCGTCAACACGGCCATCATTCCTGCAGCCCAGTCGATCTGCTTTGCGACGGCCATCAACTCGGCCAAATGGGTCGTGGGCCAGTTGTTCGCGCATGGCCGGGTCAGGCGAGCGCGTCTTGGGCTGGCCGGCTCGACGGTTCCGCTGTCGCGCCGGGTCGCCCGCTTTCTCGAGGTCGAGCAGGCGAGTGCCGTGCGTGTGTCCGAAGTCCAGGCCGGCTCGCCGGCCGCCAATGGCGGCTTGAAGGCCGGGGACACCGTGGTTGGTATCGACGGCACCCCCGTCACCAGCGTCGATGACCTGCAGCGCCTGCTCGACGAATCCAGGATTGGAAAGGTCTGCGTACTGCGCGTGCTGCGCGGTGTCCAGGCCCTCTTCCTGCACCCGACGCCCATCGAGTCGCTGCCCCGCGCGTAG
- a CDS encoding circularly permuted type 2 ATP-grasp protein: MGQWRHVDQPIDSVDSLFDTDTPQTPAELAASLAPPAAPGHFDELRGRASAIATKSEARSQELTPAWGQFFEHLGLDGFTDLDRRSASLERQIRDNGVTYNVYADASGPQRPWSLDLFPLIISPQSWQQIEAGVLQRVRVLEGVMADVYGPQQLLASGLLPSALVQGHPGYLRAMHGVQPVGGTHLHIAAFDLARGPDGNWWVVSQRTQAPSGLGYLLENRLSISRLLPKPFEALHVQRLAASYRALVDGLKRMSPAGADSHIALLTPGPYNETYFEHAYLARYLGLTLVEGSDLTVRDQRLYLKTLQGLEPVHALLKRLDDEFLDPLELRADSRLGVPGLLQAIRAGHVLVANAPGSGFLESPALLGFLPAITKHLLGEELQLPAVPTWWCGEQAALQDVLPRLGERVIKPTYPGPDSFNAVRGRSLPRRALDEWAGRILRGGDAHTAQDYLPLSQMPTWSHEPQSPRIVPRSALLRVFAVCDGPQSWRVLPGGLTRIATASEEVATMRRGGSSADTWVLTQGPGDVDHTTLLAQASRAAAPPLHRKPLVTSRAAENLYWLGRYTERCENMIRLAHLTLDCLNGEDQSSRPLLAWLGDLAVRNALVLPDVPAASLAPRVFERSLIAGLGGHNGVASVGFNLRAVKLTAFAVRERLSQEHWNMIVRAEQEFSRRCLEDIKGGDCASLDAVRMLEAASGQLAAITGAQTDRMARDDGWRLLGIGRYLERLGFLAASLAHGFETGSVHDAGGFEALTALFDNTITFHARYQQSREVAALLELLVLDRDNPRSLGWVAQALEGSLAKLASSDPEKLRELAQHLPDPGRWDLAQLCTVDEAGQHRQLIELLQQCTSAAFTVSDEIGTLYFTHSSAPEPVRGA, encoded by the coding sequence ATGGGACAATGGCGTCACGTGGACCAACCCATTGACTCCGTGGACTCCCTCTTCGACACCGACACCCCGCAAACGCCGGCCGAGCTGGCGGCGTCCCTGGCGCCGCCGGCGGCGCCCGGCCATTTCGACGAGCTGCGCGGCCGCGCATCTGCCATTGCTACAAAATCAGAAGCGCGAAGCCAAGAACTGACACCGGCTTGGGGCCAATTCTTTGAACATCTGGGGCTGGACGGCTTCACCGACCTGGACCGCCGCAGCGCGAGCCTGGAGCGCCAGATCCGCGACAACGGCGTCACCTACAACGTCTATGCCGACGCCAGCGGCCCGCAGCGCCCGTGGTCGCTGGATCTGTTCCCGCTGATCATCTCGCCGCAGAGCTGGCAGCAGATCGAGGCCGGTGTGCTGCAGCGCGTGCGCGTGCTGGAGGGCGTAATGGCCGACGTCTACGGCCCGCAGCAATTGCTGGCCAGCGGCTTGCTGCCGTCCGCGCTGGTGCAGGGCCACCCCGGCTACCTGCGCGCCATGCACGGCGTCCAACCCGTGGGCGGCACGCATTTGCACATTGCCGCCTTCGATCTGGCACGCGGGCCCGATGGCAACTGGTGGGTGGTGTCGCAGCGCACGCAGGCGCCATCCGGGCTCGGCTATCTGCTGGAAAACCGACTCTCCATTTCGCGCCTGCTCCCCAAGCCCTTCGAGGCCCTGCACGTGCAACGGCTGGCCGCCAGCTACCGCGCGCTGGTGGACGGCCTCAAGCGCATGAGCCCGGCCGGTGCCGATTCGCACATCGCGCTGCTGACGCCCGGCCCCTACAACGAGACCTATTTCGAGCACGCCTACCTTGCGCGCTACCTGGGCCTCACCCTGGTCGAGGGCAGCGACCTGACGGTGCGCGACCAGCGGCTGTACCTCAAGACGCTGCAGGGGCTGGAGCCGGTGCACGCACTGCTGAAGCGCCTGGACGACGAGTTTCTGGACCCGCTGGAATTGCGCGCGGATTCGCGATTGGGCGTGCCGGGCCTGTTGCAGGCGATTCGCGCGGGCCATGTGCTGGTGGCCAATGCGCCCGGCTCGGGGTTTCTGGAGTCGCCCGCCCTGCTCGGCTTTTTACCGGCGATCACCAAGCACCTGCTAGGCGAGGAACTGCAACTGCCGGCCGTGCCCACCTGGTGGTGCGGCGAGCAGGCTGCGCTGCAAGACGTGCTGCCGCGCCTGGGCGAGCGCGTCATCAAGCCCACGTACCCGGGCCCCGATTCGTTCAATGCGGTGCGGGGACGCTCGCTGCCACGCCGCGCGCTGGACGAATGGGCGGGGCGCATCCTGCGGGGCGGCGACGCGCATACCGCGCAGGATTACCTGCCGCTGTCGCAGATGCCGACCTGGAGCCACGAGCCCCAATCGCCGCGCATCGTGCCGCGCTCGGCCCTGCTGCGGGTGTTCGCGGTCTGCGATGGCCCGCAGTCGTGGCGCGTTCTGCCGGGCGGGCTGACGCGTATCGCCACGGCCAGCGAAGAGGTGGCAACGATGCGGCGCGGCGGCAGCAGCGCGGACACCTGGGTACTCACGCAGGGGCCGGGCGACGTGGACCACACCACCCTGCTGGCGCAGGCTTCCCGTGCGGCTGCACCGCCCCTGCATCGCAAACCGCTGGTGACCAGCCGCGCGGCGGAAAACCTGTACTGGCTGGGCCGCTACACCGAGCGCTGCGAAAACATGATCCGGCTGGCACACCTCACGCTGGACTGCCTCAATGGCGAAGACCAGTCGTCACGGCCGCTGCTAGCGTGGCTGGGCGACCTGGCCGTGCGCAACGCGCTGGTGCTGCCCGACGTGCCGGCCGCCAGCCTGGCGCCGCGCGTGTTCGAACGCTCGCTGATCGCGGGGCTGGGCGGCCACAATGGCGTCGCCAGCGTGGGCTTCAACCTGCGCGCCGTCAAGCTTACGGCCTTCGCGGTGCGCGAGCGCCTGTCGCAGGAGCACTGGAACATGATCGTGCGCGCGGAGCAGGAGTTCTCGCGGCGCTGCCTGGAGGACATCAAGGGCGGCGACTGCGCCTCGCTGGACGCCGTGCGCATGCTGGAGGCCGCCAGCGGCCAGCTGGCCGCCATCACCGGCGCGCAGACCGACCGCATGGCACGCGACGACGGCTGGCGCCTGCTTGGCATCGGACGCTACCTCGAGCGCCTGGGGTTTCTGGCGGCGTCCCTGGCGCATGGCTTCGAAACCGGCTCGGTGCACGACGCCGGCGGCTTCGAGGCCTTGACCGCACTGTTTGACAACACCATCACCTTCCACGCGCGCTACCAGCAAAGCCGCGAGGTGGCGGCGCTGCTGGAGTTGCTGGTACTGGACCGCGACAACCCGCGCTCGCTGGGCTGGGTGGCGCAGGCGCTGGAGGGGAGCCTGGCGAAACTGGCCAGCAGTGACCCCGAGAAACTCCGCGAGTTGGCGCAGCACCTTCCCGACCCCGGCCGCTGGGATCTGGCGCAGCTGTGCACGGTGGACGAGGCAGGCCAGCACCGCCAGCTGATCGAGTTGCTGCAGCAATGCACGAGCGCAGCCTTCACCGTGTCGGACGAGATCGGCACGCTGTACTTCACGCATTCGTCGGCGCCCGAGCCCGTTCGGGGGGCGTGA
- a CDS encoding transglutaminase family protein translates to MDLRVIHETRFKYTPPVKTAQHMAYLKPLETATQKLVNHTLDVHPAPVDLNETQDVFGNTRSFFSLQAEHDELAVIATSVVSTSAVAAPRSTLPWEQVRDRFHYRAGAPYDAAAGFVFASPLVPHHEDFAAYARPSFGPDVPLLAAARDLMTRIHSEFRYEPESTEVGTPVLEALTQRAGVCQDFAHIMVGCLRAMGLPARYVSGYLLTQPPPGQPRLVGSDASHAWVSLYLPDLLPDLPEGTRWCDFDPTNDRFGAGTPGEDYVTLAIGRDYGDVAPLRGVIHGGADHTLEVRVTVEPIDLQPSEDRP, encoded by the coding sequence ATGGATCTGCGCGTCATTCACGAAACCCGTTTTAAGTACACGCCGCCGGTCAAAACGGCGCAGCACATGGCGTACCTGAAGCCGCTGGAGACGGCGACCCAAAAGCTTGTCAATCACACGCTGGACGTGCATCCCGCGCCAGTCGACCTAAACGAAACACAAGATGTGTTTGGCAACACCCGATCGTTTTTTTCGCTGCAGGCCGAGCATGATGAACTCGCCGTGATCGCGACCAGCGTGGTATCCACCAGCGCAGTCGCCGCACCGCGCAGCACGCTGCCCTGGGAGCAGGTGCGCGATCGCTTCCACTACCGCGCCGGTGCTCCGTACGACGCAGCCGCGGGCTTCGTATTTGCGTCTCCCCTGGTGCCGCACCACGAGGATTTCGCGGCGTATGCGCGGCCCAGCTTCGGCCCGGACGTCCCGCTGCTGGCCGCCGCGCGCGACCTGATGACGCGCATTCACAGCGAGTTCCGCTACGAACCCGAAAGCACCGAAGTCGGCACACCGGTGCTGGAGGCCCTGACCCAACGCGCCGGGGTCTGCCAGGACTTTGCGCACATCATGGTGGGCTGCCTGCGCGCGATGGGCCTGCCCGCGCGCTACGTGAGCGGCTACCTGCTGACGCAGCCGCCGCCGGGCCAGCCCCGGCTGGTCGGCAGCGACGCCTCGCATGCCTGGGTCTCGCTTTATTTACCCGACCTTCTGCCCGACCTGCCGGAGGGTACGCGCTGGTGCGACTTCGACCCGACCAACGACCGCTTTGGCGCCGGCACGCCGGGCGAAGACTACGTCACGCTGGCGATCGGGCGCGACTACGGCGACGTCGCGCCCCTGCGCGGCGTGATCCATGGCGGGGCCGACCACACGCTCGAGGTGCGCGTTACAGTGGAGCCCATCGATTTACAACCTTCAGAGGACCGACCATGA
- a CDS encoding RidA family protein, translating to MSIYDKLKELGITLPAVATPAAAYVPFVQTGNLVFLSGHIAKKNGTPWVGQFGKDITTEEGKTAARAVAIDLMGTLHAAVGDLGKVKRIVKLMSLVNSTGSFTEQHLVTNGASELIGQVFGDKGAHARSAFGVAQIPMGACVEIELIAEIA from the coding sequence ATGAGCATTTACGACAAGCTGAAAGAACTCGGCATCACCCTGCCCGCTGTCGCCACGCCCGCCGCAGCCTACGTGCCGTTCGTTCAGACCGGCAATCTGGTGTTCCTGAGCGGGCACATTGCGAAAAAGAATGGCACGCCCTGGGTCGGCCAGTTCGGCAAAGACATCACAACCGAAGAGGGCAAGACCGCGGCGCGCGCCGTGGCGATCGACCTCATGGGAACGCTGCACGCCGCCGTGGGCGATCTGGGTAAAGTCAAACGCATCGTCAAGCTCATGTCGCTCGTCAACTCGACCGGCAGCTTCACCGAGCAGCACCTGGTGACCAACGGCGCCAGCGAGTTGATCGGCCAGGTGTTTGGCGACAAGGGCGCCCATGCGCGCAGTGCCTTTGGCGTGGCGCAAATCCCGATGGGCGCATGCGTCGAGATCGAGCTGATCGCCGAGATCGCCTGA
- a CDS encoding 6,7-dimethyl-8-ribityllumazine synthase, with amino-acid sequence MSQSDHPKLPPDARFAFIHARWHHDIVNQGRDAFLAEMARHGVPRQAIDVFEVPGAFEIPLHAKKLAQCGRYAAIVACGFVVDGGIYRHEFVADAVIKALMSVQLETGVPVLSAVLTPIRFHEHEEHRRFFTEHFVVKGTEAAQACLQTVQSLRRIDTPTE; translated from the coding sequence ATGAGTCAGTCCGATCACCCCAAGCTCCCACCCGACGCGCGCTTTGCGTTCATTCATGCGCGCTGGCATCACGACATCGTCAACCAGGGACGCGACGCGTTTCTCGCGGAGATGGCGCGCCACGGCGTGCCGCGTCAGGCCATCGATGTGTTCGAGGTGCCCGGCGCGTTCGAGATTCCGCTGCATGCCAAGAAGCTCGCGCAGTGCGGCCGCTACGCCGCTATCGTGGCCTGCGGCTTCGTGGTGGACGGCGGCATCTACCGCCATGAGTTCGTCGCCGATGCGGTCATCAAGGCGCTGATGTCGGTGCAGCTGGAGACCGGCGTGCCGGTGCTCTCTGCCGTGCTGACGCCGATACGCTTTCACGAGCACGAGGAGCACCGGCGCTTCTTCACCGAGCATTTCGTCGTAAAAGGAACAGAGGCCGCGCAGGCCTGCCTGCAGACCGTGCAGAGCCTGCGGCGGATCGATACCCCTACTGAATGA
- a CDS encoding FAD-dependent oxidoreductase has translation MGDETPALEGDDFGAGVALAKIPDNGMLLGHAQGEAVILARHGDELFAVGATCTHYGAPLADGLLMGDTLRCPWHHACFSLRTGEVLRAPALGPIPCWRVERRGTTVYVTAKQADTPAHPAPVASALPESIVIIGGGAAGDAAAITLRREGYSGPVTMLSADAAPPCDRPNLSKNFLAGTAPAEWLPLRSPSFYPERQIDLRLNTRVVRIDVAQRRLHLADGSSLAYGALLLATGAEPVRLPIAGADLPHVHYLRTQADGEALAGKAQAARRAVVIGASFIGLEVAASLRARNVDVHVVGLETCPMEKILGPQAGNFIRTLHEQHGVVFHLGTSATRIDADKVTLQNGEELSADLVVIGVGVRPETALAEQAGLAVEHGVVVDEYLQTSAQGIFAAGDIASWPDRLSGERIRVEHWVVAGRQGQTAARNLLGRRERYDAVPFFWTEQYDFGLAYVGHAKDWDHADIDGSLDARDCTITYRRGGRKLAVAVIHRDLEGLRAEVEFERAMASGAHAEKAVS, from the coding sequence ATGGGTGACGAGACCCCGGCCCTTGAGGGCGACGACTTCGGCGCCGGCGTTGCGCTGGCGAAAATCCCGGACAACGGCATGCTGCTCGGCCACGCGCAGGGCGAGGCGGTGATCCTCGCGCGCCACGGCGACGAGCTTTTTGCCGTCGGCGCGACCTGCACCCACTATGGCGCGCCGCTGGCCGATGGCCTGCTGATGGGCGACACGCTGCGCTGTCCCTGGCACCACGCCTGCTTTAGCCTGCGTACCGGCGAAGTGCTGCGCGCCCCGGCGCTCGGCCCGATACCCTGCTGGCGCGTCGAGCGGCGTGGCACCACGGTCTATGTCACTGCAAAGCAGGCCGACACGCCCGCCCACCCCGCACCGGTGGCATCCGCCCTGCCCGAATCGATCGTCATCATCGGCGGCGGCGCGGCCGGCGACGCGGCGGCCATCACCCTGCGCCGCGAGGGCTACAGCGGCCCCGTCACGATGCTCAGTGCCGATGCGGCGCCGCCCTGCGACCGGCCCAATCTGTCCAAAAACTTTCTTGCCGGCACGGCGCCGGCCGAGTGGCTGCCGCTGCGCTCGCCCAGTTTTTACCCAGAGCGCCAGATCGACCTGCGCCTGAACACGCGGGTCGTGCGCATCGACGTCGCGCAGCGCCGGTTGCACCTCGCCGATGGCAGCAGCCTTGCGTATGGCGCGTTGCTGCTGGCCACGGGGGCCGAGCCGGTCAGGCTTCCCATTGCAGGGGCCGACCTGCCGCACGTGCACTACCTGCGCACGCAGGCCGACGGCGAAGCGCTGGCCGGCAAGGCGCAGGCCGCGCGCCGCGCCGTGGTGATTGGCGCGAGCTTCATCGGGCTGGAGGTGGCGGCATCGCTGCGGGCGCGCAATGTGGATGTGCATGTGGTGGGACTCGAAACCTGCCCGATGGAGAAAATCCTGGGACCGCAGGCCGGCAATTTCATCCGCACGCTGCACGAACAACACGGTGTGGTGTTCCACCTGGGCACCAGTGCGACGCGCATCGATGCGGATAAAGTCACGCTGCAAAACGGCGAAGAGCTGTCGGCGGATCTGGTCGTTATCGGGGTTGGCGTGCGCCCCGAGACCGCGCTGGCCGAGCAGGCCGGCCTGGCGGTCGAACACGGCGTAGTGGTGGATGAATACCTGCAAACCAGCGCGCAGGGGATTTTTGCGGCGGGCGACATCGCGAGCTGGCCCGACCGCCTGAGCGGCGAACGCATCCGCGTCGAACACTGGGTGGTGGCCGGGCGCCAGGGGCAGACCGCCGCGCGCAATCTGCTGGGCCGGCGCGAGCGCTACGACGCTGTTCCCTTTTTCTGGACGGAACAGTACGACTTTGGCCTGGCCTACGTGGGCCACGCCAAAGACTGGGACCATGCCGACATCGACGGGTCCCTGGACGCGCGGGACTGCACCATTACCTATCGGCGCGGCGGCCGCAAACTGGCGGTCGCAGTGATCCATCGGGATCTGGAGGGGCTGCGCGCCGAAGTCGAATTCGAACGCGCCATGGCTTCTGGTGCGCACGCTGAGAAGGCAGTCTCATGA
- a CDS encoding DUF488 domain-containing protein: protein MSTKIPASHIQIKRAYEPPAPDDGTRILIDRLWPRGVKKETLALDQWTKELAPSTELRQWFGHDPALWPEFRRRYAAELRPHADLLESLRMLARQGTITLVYGAHDEAHNNAVAMREFLLTTL, encoded by the coding sequence ATGAGCACAAAAATCCCCGCCAGCCATATACAGATCAAACGCGCCTACGAGCCGCCGGCGCCCGACGACGGCACGCGGATATTGATCGACCGCCTGTGGCCGCGCGGCGTCAAGAAAGAAACCCTGGCCCTGGACCAATGGACGAAAGAACTCGCGCCGAGCACCGAATTGCGCCAGTGGTTCGGCCATGATCCCGCGCTGTGGCCCGAGTTTCGCCGGCGCTACGCAGCGGAACTGCGCCCGCACGCCGACCTGCTCGAATCCCTGCGCATGCTGGCGCGCCAGGGCACGATCACGCTGGTGTATGGCGCCCATGACGAAGCGCACAACAACGCGGTCGCCATGCGGGAGTTTCTTTTGACAACTCTTTGA
- a CDS encoding carboxymuconolactone decarboxylase family protein, with amino-acid sequence MTERIDYKKTSPGAFQAMLGVEKYVRGCGLEPSLIELVKMRVSQINGCAYCLDMHSKDARAAGETEQRLYLLPAWRETTFYTERERAALAWAEALTQLAGHEVSDELYEEVRRQFDEKAIVDLTLAVIAINGWNRLAVPFRSEAGIYQPAAR; translated from the coding sequence ATGACAGAACGAATCGATTACAAGAAGACTTCGCCCGGCGCCTTTCAGGCAATGCTGGGCGTGGAGAAGTACGTGCGCGGATGCGGGCTGGAACCGTCGCTGATCGAGCTGGTGAAGATGCGCGTGTCCCAGATCAACGGCTGCGCCTACTGCCTGGACATGCACAGCAAGGACGCGCGTGCCGCCGGCGAGACCGAGCAGCGCCTGTACCTGCTGCCAGCGTGGCGCGAGACGACGTTCTACACCGAGCGCGAGCGCGCCGCACTGGCCTGGGCCGAGGCGCTCACGCAACTGGCCGGGCACGAGGTGTCCGACGAACTCTATGAGGAGGTGCGGCGCCAGTTCGACGAAAAGGCGATCGTCGATCTGACACTCGCCGTCATCGCCATCAACGGCTGGAACCGCCTCGCGGTGCCGTTTCGCTCCGAGGCGGGCATCTACCAGCCGGCCGCGCGCTAG
- a CDS encoding carboxymuconolactone decarboxylase family protein, with the protein MDTSLYPPSTVEIARKRRELAPKPLEAFKAFSASVFADGALPGKTKQLIAVAVAHVTQCPYCIRGHTQAALKAGATEQEIMEAIWVAAEMRAGGAYAHSALAIDVMAHAHDAAPG; encoded by the coding sequence ATGGACACATCCCTCTATCCCCCATCCACTGTAGAGATCGCGCGCAAGCGCCGTGAACTCGCGCCCAAGCCGCTGGAGGCCTTCAAGGCATTCAGCGCCAGCGTGTTTGCCGACGGCGCCCTGCCGGGCAAAACCAAGCAGCTGATCGCGGTGGCGGTGGCGCACGTGACCCAGTGCCCGTATTGCATTCGCGGCCACACGCAAGCGGCCCTGAAGGCGGGCGCCACCGAGCAGGAAATCATGGAAGCCATCTGGGTGGCCGCCGAGATGCGCGCGGGCGGGGCCTATGCACACTCGGCGCTGGCCATCGACGTGATGGCGCACGCGCACGACGCCGCACCAGGCTAA